The proteins below are encoded in one region of Salvelinus sp. IW2-2015 unplaced genomic scaffold, ASM291031v2 Un_scaffold4946, whole genome shotgun sequence:
- the LOC112077826 gene encoding LOW QUALITY PROTEIN: cysteine/serine-rich nuclear protein 1 (The sequence of the model RefSeq protein was modified relative to this genomic sequence to represent the inferred CDS: inserted 1 base in 1 codon) — MEVGAKWLCMEISLSPLPLSPSSLFLSSLLSLSSLLPSSKSILKKAKSEQGGRGNVTFDMLTVFPVPAVPGFSSVPSRGGCSLGMMQXHSALRRYTLDEYAVEQRIPVGETLNRLREEKLDALKQKLTKGGTVESEEADRXTVEDIPEDELDISSCNLDDDSFLHPYPSKRRQALLKAAGVKIDKEEKRKLQQLRVSREDCGCDCQGFCEPETCACSLAGIKCQMDHSSFPCGCTKDGCGNLEGRIEFNSSRVQTHYIHTIMKLELEKRLEETSGPEEEDLGETAPAHAHNPLSDLPSIPDGPSFYFSSELAAVGENSCSSDMTDSSVSSGGSEDSEEGAGLGREDDADENGQRRVLSFSDNDYSVNNYVVNDNRCCPKQWLQQQKQASSMTTTAWMLAEFSTADFPEENDNLEAYTDNRAMAISPGIDDNANLGNGLFHHHSSCSISNPPSPSVDFPNAQSPSVDFPNPPSPSVDFPNAQSPSVDCPNTPSPSVDDTAASYMDLSLSSESDLEFFDGFCLGPSSLYNSLTEYQHMDNFFHFQLPSYPSSQSQASDPGTCPLESLIGLSESDPEPPATFTDNQLLEEAVRG; from the exons ATGGAGGTGGGGGCCAAGTGGCTATGCAtggag atcagtctctctcccctccctctctctccctcctctctcttcctctcctccctcctctctctctcttccctccttccttccagtAAGTCCATCCTGAAGAAGGCTAAGTCTGAGCAGGGTGGGCGGGGCAACGTGACCTTCGACAtgctgacagtgtttcctgttccCGCGGTGCCAGGGTTCAGCAGCGTGCCCAGTAGAGGGGGCTGTTCCCTGGGCATGATGC GCCACAGCGCCCTCCGCAGGTACACCCTGGATGAGTACGCTGTGGAGCAACGTATCCCCGTGGGAGAAACTCTCAACCGCCTCCGAGAGGAGAAACTGGATGCTCTCAAACAGAAG cTGACTAAGGGAGGCACGGTGGAGTCAGAGGAGGCTGACCGCRTCACCGTCGAAGACATCCCAGAGGACGAGCTGGACATTAGCAGCTGTAACCTAGACGACGACTCCTTCCTCCACCCCTACCCCTCCAAGAGGAGACAAGCCCTGCTGAAGGCTGCGGGGGTGAAGATCgataaggaggagaagaggaagctCCAGCAGCTGAGAGTGTCCAGGGAGGACTGTGGCTGTGACTGCCAGGGCTTCTGTGAGCCAGAGACCTGCGCCTGCAGCCTGGCAGGCATCAAGTGTCAG aTGGACCACTCGTCATTTCCCTGCGGCTGCACTAAGGATGGTTGCGGTAACCTGGAAGGGCGTATAGAGTTCAACTCCAGCCGGGTTCAGACCCACTACATCCACACCATCATGAAGCTAGAGCTGGAGAAGAGACTGGAGGAGACGTCTGGACCAGAGGAAGAGGACCTGGGAGAGACAGCCCCAGCCCACGCCCACAACCCCCTGTCCGACCTCCCCTCCATCCCAGATGGCCCCTCCTTCTACTTCAGCTCAGAGCTGGCGGCGGTCGGGGAGAACAGCTGTAGCAGCGACATGACAGACTCCTCTGTCTCCTCGGGGGGGAGTGAGGACTCAGAGGAAGGGGCGGGTTTAGGCCGGGAGGACGATGCGGATGAAAACGGACAGCGCCGCGTCCTCAGCTTCAGCGACAACGACTATAGCGTAAATAACTACGTTGTTAATGACAACCGCTGTTGCCCCAAGCAATGGCTACAGCAGCAGAAGCAGGCGTCGTCCATGACGACAACAGCCTGGATGTTGGCAGAGTTTAGCACGGCAGACTTCCCAGAGGAGAATGACAATCTAGAGGCGTACACAGACAACCGGGCCATGGCCATATCACCAGGGATAGATGATAACGCTAACCTAGGCAACGGTCTGTTCCACCACCACAGCAGCTGCAGTATCTCTAACCCCCCATCCCCCTCCGTAGACTTCCCCAACGCCCAATCCCCCTCCGTAGACTTCCCCAACCCCCCATCCCCCTCCGTAGACTTCCCCAACGCCCAATCCCCCTCCGTAGACTGCCCCAACACCCCATCTCCCTCAGTAGACGACACCGCTGCCAGCTACATGGACCTCAGCCTGTCCTCAGAGTCTGACCTGGAGTTCTTTGATGGTTTCTGTCTGGGTCCTTCCTCCCTCTACAACTCCCTAACAGAGTACCAACACATGGACAACTTCTTTCACTTCCAGTTGCCTAGTTACCCCAGCAGCCAATCACAGGCCAGCGACCCCGGGACCTGCCCCCTGGAGTctctgattggtctgtcagaatCTGACCCAGAACCCCCTGCAACGTTCACAGACAATCAGCTGTTGGAAGAAGCCGTCAGGGGTTAA